In Actinomycetota bacterium, a single window of DNA contains:
- the hypE gene encoding hydrogenase expression/formation protein HypE has protein sequence MTQQSQRYQELSREEQVLQRIEKARARKAKLKEDRITLSHGSGGKATQTLIEAVFLEAFSNPLLAPLEDGAVLAAHGGRLAFTTDSYVVSPLFFPGGDIGDLAVNGTVNDLAVSGARPLWLSAGFILEEGFPVADLERIVGSMAAAAERAGVQVVTGDTKVVQRGKADGCYVNTAGVGVIERPGELGVATARPGDAVIVSGPIGEHGITIMLARGELDIESEVASDTAPLNGLVERLLDAAPGVRGLRDATRGGVATICNEVARAAGVAVVVDEEAVPVRPDVRGACELLGIDPLYVACEGRLVAVVDGDQVDAAMAALRSHPLGEGAAVIGRVRDDPPGLVLLKTSFGGTRIVDLLVGDPLPRIC, from the coding sequence GTGACCCAGCAGTCCCAGCGCTACCAGGAGCTGAGCCGCGAGGAGCAGGTCCTCCAGCGGATCGAGAAGGCGCGGGCCCGCAAGGCCAAGCTCAAGGAGGACCGCATCACCCTGTCGCACGGGTCGGGCGGCAAGGCGACGCAGACGCTGATCGAGGCCGTGTTCCTGGAGGCGTTCTCCAACCCGCTGCTGGCCCCCCTGGAGGACGGGGCCGTGCTGGCCGCCCACGGCGGGCGGCTCGCCTTCACGACCGACTCCTACGTGGTCTCGCCGCTGTTCTTCCCCGGCGGCGACATCGGCGACCTGGCCGTCAACGGCACCGTCAACGACCTGGCGGTGAGCGGGGCCAGGCCGCTGTGGCTGTCGGCCGGGTTCATCCTCGAGGAGGGCTTCCCGGTGGCCGATCTGGAGCGGATCGTCGGCTCGATGGCCGCCGCCGCCGAGCGGGCCGGGGTCCAGGTCGTCACCGGCGACACCAAGGTGGTGCAGCGGGGCAAGGCCGACGGCTGCTACGTCAACACCGCCGGGGTCGGGGTGATCGAGCGGCCGGGCGAGCTGGGCGTGGCCACGGCCCGGCCGGGCGACGCGGTGATCGTGTCCGGGCCGATCGGGGAGCACGGCATCACCATCATGCTGGCCAGGGGCGAGCTCGACATCGAGTCCGAGGTCGCCTCGGACACGGCCCCGCTCAACGGCCTGGTCGAGCGGCTGCTGGACGCGGCCCCGGGCGTGCGCGGCCTGCGCGACGCGACCCGGGGCGGGGTGGCCACCATCTGCAACGAGGTCGCCAGGGCGGCCGGGGTCGCGGTGGTGGTCGACGAGGAGGCGGTGCCGGTCCGCCCGGACGTCCGCGGGGCGTGCGAGCTGCTCGGCATCGACCCCCTGTACGTCGCCTGCGAGGGCCGGCTGGTCGCGGTCGTCGACGGCGACCAGGTCGACGCGGCCATGGCCGCCCTGCGCTCCCACCCTCTCGGCGAGGGCGCCGCCGTCATCGGCCGGGTCAGGGACGACCCGCCCGGCCTGGTGCTGTTGAAGACGTCGTTCGGCGGGACCCGGATCGTCGACCTGCTGGTCGGGGACCCCCTGCCGCGGATCTGCTGA
- the hypD gene encoding hydrogenase formation protein HypD — MRFVDEFRDAEKAQALAAQIAALCEPGRQYKFMEVCGGHTHTIYKHGLEDYLPESITLVHGPGCPVCVIPMGRVDDAIFIAEQPDVIMTSFGDMMRVPGSNGAFFDATARGADIRMVYSPLDSLKIARQNPDKRIVFMAIGFETTAPSSAMTVLRAKAEGIENFSIFCNHVTIIPAIKAILDSPDLRLDGFIGPGHVSTVIGCRPYEFIAGDYGKPLVCAGFEPLDLLQSIYMLMLQLAEGRIEVENQYSRVVPWDGNHKALKVINEVMELRPYFEWRGLGFISHSALRVRESYAAFDAERLFLVPGVRVADPKACQCGEVLKGVLKPWECKVFGTACTPETPIGTCMVSPEGACAAYYNFGRFTRERVKEATRT, encoded by the coding sequence GTGCGCTTCGTCGACGAGTTCCGCGACGCCGAGAAGGCCCAGGCGCTCGCCGCCCAGATCGCCGCCCTGTGCGAGCCGGGCCGGCAGTACAAGTTCATGGAGGTGTGCGGGGGCCACACCCACACGATCTACAAGCACGGCCTCGAGGACTACCTGCCCGAGAGCATCACCCTGGTCCACGGGCCCGGCTGCCCGGTCTGCGTGATCCCCATGGGCCGGGTGGACGACGCCATCTTCATCGCCGAGCAGCCGGACGTGATCATGACCTCGTTCGGGGACATGATGCGGGTGCCCGGCAGCAACGGGGCGTTCTTCGACGCCACCGCCAGGGGCGCCGACATCCGGATGGTCTACTCGCCCCTGGACAGCCTCAAGATCGCCAGGCAGAACCCGGACAAGCGGATCGTGTTCATGGCCATCGGGTTCGAGACCACCGCCCCGTCCAGCGCCATGACCGTGCTCCGGGCCAAGGCCGAGGGGATCGAGAACTTCTCGATCTTCTGCAACCACGTCACCATCATCCCGGCCATCAAGGCCATCCTCGACTCGCCCGACCTGCGCCTGGACGGCTTCATCGGGCCGGGGCACGTGTCGACCGTGATCGGCTGCCGGCCGTACGAGTTCATCGCCGGCGACTACGGCAAGCCGCTGGTCTGCGCCGGGTTCGAGCCGCTCGACCTGCTGCAGTCGATCTACATGCTGATGCTGCAGCTGGCCGAGGGCCGCATCGAGGTCGAGAACCAGTACTCGCGGGTGGTGCCCTGGGACGGCAACCACAAGGCCCTCAAGGTCATCAACGAGGTCATGGAGCTGCGCCCGTACTTCGAGTGGCGCGGGCTCGGCTTCATCTCCCACTCGGCCCTGCGGGTGCGGGAGAGCTATGCCGCCTTCGACGCCGAGAGGCTGTTCCTGGTCCCCGGGGTGCGGGTCGCCGACCCCAAGGCCTGCCAGTGCGGCGAGGTCCTCAAGGGCGTGCTCAAGCCGTGGGAGTGCAAGGTGTTCGGCACCGCCTGCACCCCCGAGACACCCATCGGCACCTGCATGGTCTCCCCCGAGGGGGCCTGCGCCGCCTACTACAACTTCGGTCGCTTCACCCGCGAGCGCGTCAAGGAGGCGACGCGGACGTGA
- a CDS encoding HypC/HybG/HupF family hydrogenase formation chaperone: protein MCLGIPGEIVELLDDRPDLAKVDVSGVKRAINIGLLEDEKLEPGDWVLIHVGFALSKIDEEEAKAALDFLEGIGQAYADELAALAESRIE from the coding sequence ATGTGTCTCGGCATCCCGGGTGAGATCGTCGAGCTCCTCGACGACCGTCCCGACCTGGCAAAGGTCGACGTCAGCGGGGTCAAGCGGGCGATCAACATCGGCCTGCTGGAGGACGAGAAGCTGGAGCCGGGCGACTGGGTGCTGATCCACGTCGGCTTCGCCCTGTCCAAGATCGACGAGGAGGAGGCAAAGGCGGCCCTCGACTTCCTCGAGGGGATCGGCCAGGCCTACGCCGACGAGCTGGCGGCGCTGGCCGAGTCCAGGATCGAATAG
- a CDS encoding hydrogenase maturation nickel metallochaperone HypA, giving the protein MHELGLCEGVLEAVERRAAGRRVTRVRVRVGAQHRVVSSAFDQSFALVAEGTVADGAAVDLVVVPVRARCGDCGNEAEATDVLAICPACGGLDIETTGGDELILEAIHLEEDDVSRHPG; this is encoded by the coding sequence GTGCACGAGCTGGGCCTGTGCGAGGGAGTGCTGGAGGCGGTGGAGCGGCGCGCCGCCGGGCGCCGCGTGACCCGGGTCCGGGTCCGCGTCGGAGCGCAGCACCGGGTGGTCTCCTCGGCCTTCGACCAGTCGTTCGCGCTGGTCGCCGAGGGCACGGTGGCCGACGGCGCCGCCGTCGACCTGGTGGTCGTGCCGGTGCGGGCCCGCTGCGGTGACTGCGGCAACGAGGCCGAGGCCACCGACGTCCTCGCCATCTGCCCGGCCTGCGGCGGCCTCGACATCGAGACCACCGGCGGGGACGAGCTGATCCTGGAGGCAATCCACTTGGAGGAAGACGATGTGTCTCGGCATCCCGGGTGA
- a CDS encoding hydrogenase maturation protease — translation MRPPDPPRVLVAGVGNVFLGDDGFGVEVARRLAGEQLPGWVRVGDFGIRGVHLAYELLEGYEAAILVDAAPRGEAPGTVYVIEPDLDGTPDPAVQDGSGVLVDAHGMEPDAVFALLKALGGDIPKLLVVGCEPAEVSERMGLSPPVAGAVGQAVAVVRELIGEHETSGTSGKEG, via the coding sequence TTGAGGCCCCCAGACCCCCCCCGAGTGCTGGTCGCCGGGGTCGGGAACGTGTTCCTGGGCGACGACGGGTTCGGGGTCGAGGTGGCCAGGCGGCTGGCCGGCGAGCAGCTGCCCGGCTGGGTCCGGGTGGGCGACTTCGGCATCCGCGGCGTCCACCTGGCGTATGAGCTGCTGGAGGGCTACGAGGCGGCGATCCTGGTCGACGCCGCCCCCCGCGGGGAGGCCCCGGGCACGGTGTACGTGATCGAGCCCGACCTCGACGGCACCCCCGACCCGGCCGTCCAGGACGGGTCGGGGGTGCTGGTCGACGCCCACGGGATGGAGCCGGACGCGGTGTTCGCCCTGCTGAAGGCCCTCGGCGGGGACATCCCCAAGCTGCTGGTGGTCGGCTGCGAGCCGGCCGAGGTGTCGGAGCGGATGGGCCTCAGCCCGCCGGTCGCGGGCGCGGTCGGCCAGGCCGTGGCCGTCGTCCGCGAGCTCATCGGCGAGCACGAGACGAGCGGGACGAGCGGGAAGGAGGGATGA
- a CDS encoding DUF6084 family protein, with protein sequence MTDLVFDCVDAQPDRYAAVPTLQLKLRISETTGEQVHAIALRCQIRIEPQRRRYSPEEADGLLELFGEPPRWGDTLKPMQFATVSLMVPSFTGSIECDLPVPCTYDFEVAASKYLHALGDGEVPLLLLFSGTVFTKGLSGFSVGQVPWHKETTYRLPVAVWREIMDRFFPGAGWIRMRRDTLDSLQRFKAVRALPTWDDALEALFKEAGEARP encoded by the coding sequence GTGACCGACCTCGTGTTCGACTGCGTCGACGCCCAGCCCGACCGCTACGCGGCCGTCCCCACCCTCCAGCTCAAGCTGCGGATCTCGGAGACGACCGGCGAGCAGGTCCACGCGATCGCCCTGCGCTGCCAGATCCGCATCGAGCCCCAGCGCCGCCGCTACTCGCCGGAGGAGGCCGACGGGCTGCTGGAGCTGTTCGGCGAGCCGCCCCGCTGGGGCGACACCCTCAAGCCGATGCAGTTCGCCACCGTGTCGCTGATGGTGCCGAGCTTCACCGGCAGCATCGAGTGCGACCTGCCGGTGCCCTGCACCTACGACTTCGAGGTGGCCGCCTCCAAGTACCTGCACGCCCTCGGCGACGGTGAGGTGCCGCTGCTGCTGCTGTTCAGCGGGACGGTGTTCACCAAGGGGCTGAGCGGCTTCTCGGTCGGGCAGGTGCCCTGGCACAAGGAGACCACCTACCGGCTGCCGGTGGCGGTGTGGCGCGAGATCATGGACCGCTTCTTCCCCGGGGCTGGCTGGATCCGGATGCGGCGCGACACGCTCGACTCGCTGCAGCGCTTCAAGGCCGTCCGGGCCCTGCCGACCTGGGACGACGCCCTTGAGGCGCTGTTCAAGGAGGCCGGGGAGGCCAGGCCGTGA